In Cotesia glomerata isolate CgM1 linkage group LG8, MPM_Cglom_v2.3, whole genome shotgun sequence, the sequence ACAAGGGGAGGATACGACCTTGGGgaaaccgattttgataatcTTTGACGTAGTGGTAGTACACTATGTGGGTATACTACCTCTGAAATACTAAAGTGCAATACTCAAAAATGGCTGAGAAAAACGCACTCAAAGTTTACCCAgcactataatatattaataggtaaataattgatacattaaattattctttaataaaaaatttttcaattttaaacttcatttctataaattatctgcggtggtacaaacaaataataagtcgaaaattaaatggaaaattatacatttttttaattaattaaagcaatattttataattacgtatTATGAGATATTATTACATGATCCTGAGTGATACTTAtgataaaaacattcaaaacaaaaagtttttctaCACCAAGAACAACAAATAAATGCTGCTTTTTTACAATGACACGGTATTTTTAAACGGTCTAATGAGAAACACCCATCATTGAcattagtaaaaatttcttgtgtcacaAAGCCCGCTGGCGAACCAGGCATATTCCATCATGTCTCGAAATATTGGCGCTGACAATTGGTGATGAATAatcgaatgaatttttatgcaatCCTCTCGGGAATGAATTTCATAATTCTTGTCTAGAAGTTCAGCGGTACTTTGCAAtcgtttgataaaatttttcacttgtcTATAGAAATAGACGTCACATGGTTGAACTAACGGAGTACATTTTGGAGGTATAACTTTAAATGTGCAtgtaggcatttttttatcatcctgaaatatttcatcatataATTCTGGCTTCACTTGTCCTGCCCAcgagtcaataattaaaagaaatttatttttttgaacatatggcattaaacatttctctagaaaatttttatagagagTAGTTGTCAGTTTTCCTGATTTTGATGATGtgacaataacatttttgtatttttttaaatattcttctacgtttttctttattcttggCCCAAAATCACCTGTAGGCTCttgcaaacaaataaaaacatgtCGTAGTAATTTTCCAGATAATGTTATGCTATATTGTGCAGTATATGAGTGTGACACCTTGGTCATGTCTTGTACTTTTGCAAACACTGTTTTGCTTCCTTTTTCCGTCAGTGTCCTATTAAACATTGATTGGTATTGACATCctgaaaatatgaattttaaaaatctaatgattaacttcgattaaatttaataatggaataaaaaataattagtttaccgttagaaaatttatatacctGTTTGATCTGTATTAATAACGAAGTCACTATCGAAGTTAGATatcaattgttttgtttgaaTGCGAAACATTTCTGCAGAGGCGATAATTTCTGGCATGGTGTGAACTTCTTTGTCtgttacaaattttgtaattttgcgTTGACGAatgttgtgtctttgtttaaatttttttacccatgGGTCGGACGCTGTAAATTGAAGATTAGGAAACTGGCTGGCTGCAGCTAAAGCCCATTGCTGCAAATTTCGTGTAGTCActtgttgataattttgtcTTGCCTCGACGAAGCGGTCATACGTCCAAGAATCAATCAcatgatatttatcaaatttagttccaccatGTTCAACATCTTTTTCCCATACTTTCAAATGATCCATTCTCTTCAAATGACTACatccatttttttgtaatgtctCTAGTTTCCATGAAGGGTGAGCTTTTGCTatgtttaaaactttaattttatattccagAGGAATATAATccatcattttttgtttttttttttcatctggaACATAGTCATCAACTGAATTATCTTCTACTGCTTCAAAATTTCCGTCTGGGCATTCTTCTTGAGCATGAATCAATTCTTGATCGCTTACgaacttctttttatttaacatatctaacgtattatcatataattctcTACCAATCAACATAGCATCTTCAGATAGAGTGTCAGAAGATGTTTTTGCAATTAAATCACTTTCAAGAAGTAAACCTTCATAATACACTACTCCATCTTTTAGCCGTTGCTTCGATAAATCACTATGTAAGGATGTATCAGGAGTGTTTTCATCTCCATGAGAAGAACTGGCTTCGCTTGatgacattttataaattataaaacaatttttaaagtaaatttcactGCACAAATACGTCTGTTCGTGTCGAAATTCAGAAACTAACTGCTATAGTCAAGCTTCTGAAAAAGTGGTGGGACTAACATAGGTTCAAGGACAACAACATGACTATTCTTCCGGTGGGCCAACAGAGCTCGAATCGATGTACAGTTTACAATAACTCGAGGACAAGAATTATTGTACCCTCATACCATATTCGACCCTTCTTATTGTCTGGCGCaggtatatatttttcagttaaacttATAATGAATATGAGAGTTATAAGAATTATTCATGAATTACAAATATCTCATGATATACACCgtagataatttatagaaatgaagttgaaaataaaaaaatattttattaaagaataatttaatgtatcaattatttacccagtaatatattatattgctGAGTAAACTTTGAGTGCGTTTTTCTCAGCCATTTTTTAGCATTGCATTTTAGTATTTCAGAGGTAGTATACCCACATGGTGTACTATCACTGCGTCAAAGATTATCCAAATCCGTTTCCCCAAGGTCGTATCCTCCCCTTgttagataaatatttttaaaataaaatttaccagGGGCGAGACTCCATTCACTCGTTATCAACTCGTTATCAACTGTATCCACAGAGTATcagtaatgaaataaataacaaaatgactGCGCACCTAGTTTGAGTGGTGCTGACTACAAAGTATAAACTCATCGACGTTTGTTCAAGGTCTTCAATTTCCGCGAGTCGGTGAAGAAATGCCGATTTTACAGGAAAATAAACATGCCAAGGGACGAGACGCGAAATGGGGGGGGGGGACAAACTtaaacgtaattttttttaagaaaaaaaaaatatcatgcaATTTTACTCGCTTGATTacgagaatttatttaatttattttgttgaaattcataatttaataatatatttgatTTGTAAGCACTTTAAATTACTAGTACATAAACAGAATCAGTCCGGGGACAAGCCAGG encodes:
- the LOC123270130 gene encoding uncharacterized protein LOC123270130, whose product is MSSSEASSSHGDENTPDTSLHSDLSKQRLKDGVVYYEGLLLESDLIAKTSSDTLSEDAMLIGRELYDNTLDMLNKKKFVSDQELIHAQEECPDGNFEAVEDNSVDDYVPDEKKKQKMMDYIPLEYKIKVLNIAKAHPSWKLETLQKNGCSHLKRMDHLKVWEKDVEHGGTKFDKYHVIDSWTYDRFVEARQNYQQVTTRNLQQWALAAASQFPNLQFTASDPWVKKFKQRHNIRQRKITKFVTDKEVHTMPEIIASAEMFRIQTKQLISNFDSDFVINTDQTGCQYQSMFNRTLTEKGSKTVFAKVQDMTKVSHSYTAQYSITLSGKLLRHVFICLQEPTGDFGPRIKKNVEEYLKKYKNVIVTSSKSGKLTTTLYKNFLEKCLMPYVQKNKFLLIIDSWAGQVKPELYDEIFQDDKKMPTCTFKVIPPKYWIAPDSTGKHAISIKHKNAVDKDKQAKLCRPINVIKPSNNKVKVAELQLAAFIAEHTSIITVDHLTKLLKKIEPDSDVFIDATANGIHLTLKLQLEADELSLKNLVGIGVDGANVMVDVNHSVSSLLKQEVPDIVIIKWPSFWSEVYEDRDSGGNKRFENVSKFALALLTTPISNADVERAFSIYAVIKDKLRNKLALKMVQSTMMVKFSLKRDYEQCTLFVPTKEILSRFTVHMYGFKNDTEKPTEVNFVWIPSHQGIPGNESVDELAKEATTGHHVNPEALLPWKDAKKSLEKFVLAY